Within Rhododendron vialii isolate Sample 1 chromosome 12a, ASM3025357v1, the genomic segment GTGgaaattattgaaattttatgACTTGTTAATTCTGCATTTTCTTCACACAGTGCCATGGTTATTCATGTTCCATTTATCTGCTGGATTCATGTCAACCATGATTACCATTATAGCCCACATGGAGGGTTTTATTGCCTTGTCCCCGTTTGAGGTCGAAGGGTGATTGCAACTGTGATTACCATGATAGCCCACACGGAGGGTTTTATTACCTTGTCCCCGTTTGAGGTCGAAGGGTAATTGCAACTGTGGCAGAGCATCGTGCCACTAGTGACCTGAAATATAAAGATTATAGCAACTTTGGACATGATTATAAAGATATATTAGACCTTGGTGATAATTTGAGATGATCTTCGACAAGTAATTTGATTAGGTGGTTAGAAGCCCTTGTGCACAATTCGTTCATGCGCTATAATACTGTAGGTAAATGTTTCTAGCCAAATCCTCGACTATAATCAGATAGACCCATTATTCCACCCTTCctgtaatttatttttcctCTACAATCTAATGTTTCTTGTCTTTTACTTTCTACAAAATGCTAACATATCAAACAATTAACGGCTAAATGAATCCCTGCCAATTTGCAAGCAAAACCGATGCCTAAAGTCATGAGAGAAGCAGGTAATCGCAATACCTTTGTCTCTTATCTGAAATCTACCCGTTCCTTTTCTAAGAAGGAAGTAAATTGGACACAATTCTTCATTTGTAGCATCTACTTCAATTTCCAGAACATGCGATTACGTTTCTGTCAAAATCGAAATTATAACCTATCCCCTCTCAGATTCGTAGCCTTCAAGAACAAATTCAATGGCCTCCATGAATCAGCTCTGTCCCTCCTGCCTTATGTTCCTCTCCAAACTCAGCAACAAGCATGTGCACGTCACGGGTGATCTCCCAGTGGCTTCTGTCATCCCAGCTGGGTTGTCTTGTTTGAGTCCCACGTTTTTCTAATTGTCCAACACTCTCAATTTGGCTCTCTATATCTTCAAGCTCTTCTGCATCGACGACTTGCGGTTTCAATCTCTCCATATCAAAGCTCGTCTTGGGCATCTCTGGGCTCATGGGTCGGCCCAGAGACATTGAAGCACTGACAATAAAAGATGAGTCACCCTTCACCTTTGCACGGAAGTTATTCTTGGATCTGGGTATCTTAGAGCAAAAGACCTCCTTAAAATTTTGGGCACATCCAATGTTATAAGGATTCCTCTTCCCATCATAGTGATAACGGAAATTTTCGTATGTTGTCTGCACTAACAATTGACAATGTAAAGGTGCAAAGGAACGAAGATTCAATTAAGCGCCATAATGGACAAAGAGATAATAGCAACCTGGTTAGTGAAAATTAAATGAAGGTGAAATGCAGTGAGACCTCCAACAAACCAAGAAGCTATGAATGTATACAGTATGAGAATTCCTGAAACCGGTGACTTCGCAAATGCCTTTCCGAGGCTGCAATGGTATGCTTCCATTATAATGCCGATATTGACCCAACAGAAGGCAAAAACATATAGGCAGAGGACAGTTGTTGAGAATACAAATGTGAAAAAGAACCGATAATTCCTCTGCAAATGGAAACAATTAACCTCTTAGCTTGAGGATAACAGGGAAAGAAAAGTAGTGGAAAAAGAATAAAGGTCCTCGACAGGCTTTAGGTCAAAGCAATGATTTTCGTAAGGCCACAAAATAGGATGACCAATTAATATTTTCCAATGGAAGAAACTTACTGGGATCGCGCGTCCGGCACCAAGTGTATAGATGTCTATAAATGGTGGGCAGGAACCCCACCTAATCATGATCAAGAAACCAAATTTCGTACTTTTCCaccaacagaaaaaaaaaattattttaagaaaCCAAAGCGAAACAACTATGATGCAGAAATTTCATTGTTTCCAACAAAACACACAGAAACAAACCAAAGCAGTGATTGTTTCGGGTTTTTCAGCAGTATTTGGAACATTCAACAGTGGTCAATTCTATTGTCCTTTTCGGCAGTATTTGGAACATTCAACAGTGGTCAGTTCTATTGTCCTTGatacttttatgtttttttattggaaGATAGCAACCAcaacttttttttcactaaaGCATACTACTATAACTTTGTAagttaaaatgttttttttttcttgcaatgGAAAACCCCCTTCCCGTACTAGTCCTCCAAACTTTTTGTCAATGAGCTTCGTATATTCCGAAAATTCCTGTTCAATTATCTATTTAATCGTCAATATTGTATTAACAGTTGtcttgattttagaattttatcTCAAGCATTCTAATATTTTAAAAAGATCTtcagagaaaaatacaaaaccaaaaaaaaaaaagatgttcaaAACGGAAAGATAATTCTGACTTGTTATTACCTTCCCAATACATTGTCCCACCCACGGGCAATGATGATCAAAGCGCTCAACACAATTATTGCATATTGAGCAGTGGGAGCAACGTGGTGGCCGATATAGCATGCATGTTTGGCAATATTTAACCCTAACAACCATCCCATTTACAGTAACTTCTTTGGTAGGGGGTACAGCAGGACCACCACTCTGACTTCCAGCCCAGTCCGTGGAGATGCTAGACACATCATCATCTGCTTCTGGAGGATGTGGATTTCGAGGAAGAATGCCAGGATCTCGTCCAGAGATGAGGAAGAGAAGAATAATAATCTGCAATAAATAACAACTAATAGAGTCAACTGCATGTTTTGTCAGAACCGAGGTGTAGAGAAAATTGCAATCATATATTTCAAATGACCATTACTAGGATGGGTGCCTAAGTTGTAAAAAGGGCCACCCAATGCATGAGGCTCCCGCTACCCGTGACCATCAGGTCAGATCGGGGCAATTGTACCATTCCCCTAGGCCGCCCTTCATGCGTGTGTAAGGTATGAATTATGAATTGCTTCTGCAAgcttaaaaagattaaaaaccTGCTTTTGATCCGAAAATCATATTTCCAAATCAACTTAAATTAAAAACTTAAGAAAGACAGGACATCATCAAACACTCAAACAACTAACCATCTTACTACAAGAATTTAGCAACGGGAGGTCCTGTAGAACGAGTTTATGGTAACTAGTCCACACACGCAACAACTAACCATCTTATTACAAGAATTGCCTTAATGTTTAGTTTTGGTTTTCAATTCTTAAGTTATGACAACTTTTGACTTGATGTATGTTCTTAAAATAAATATCTTCTATAATCCCTgcattaagatctatcaaacaatttTCCATTAACAAAATTTTTGCTTCGccgttctaaaaaaaaatgatctatcaaacaagaccCATGTCGAAGAGAAACCCAAAAATTGGTTTAGTAGAGCCAAGTTTTGTGTGTCAAAGATGTCAAATCATCCAAAACAAAACTAACCAAAAATGAGTGAAAAGGAAAGGTCATTTGCTAGTTTCAGAGGTAATAATTAATTGATGTGTGACAAGCTTCAAGTCTCTAGCACTCCCGCACATGAGATCCTCAACTCCCACGTCTAGAGATAAACAATAGCCCATTCTATTGGGATGATAGTACAGGGCCCATCAGCTCAGAAAGAACCATTGTATTCTTTCATCACATTCGATGTAAACGCTATACCTTGACTTAGATTATATCATTTCATGGATTTATACGTAGAATtaagaaaagggagaaaaataaTCTAAACTGGCTATACCTAATAATCAGCCAACCAATTAGTCAAGATGGAATATACAAGAAACATTAAAAAGAGGAATCTTACACAAGTCATGAATACAGCAGATAAAACTACAATAAGACGGCCCAGGTGGTGTGGGAATTCATTAACAAGCccttgagaaacaaaagcacaAAACAATATTACTGGAGCCACAATTAAACCCATTGTAAGGAATAGTGATCTGAAATCCGGCCCAAATATAAGCCGGCCTCCAATGAAGAATCTCTGCAGGAAATACAGAACAGTGATGAGTGGTTTGGTCTTCATTTAGGAAAATATAAATTCACATTACAGTGAATACACAGGCCAAAACAATACAGAAAACGGTGTAATTGTAAGGTCTTTTACATACTAAAAGAGCAATTGGAGCTTAAACTTTCTAGGTAGCCAAACGGTGGTGG encodes:
- the LOC131311693 gene encoding probable protein S-acyltransferase 7 isoform X1, with amino-acid sequence MCEGGPPPPHFSKSNSRIFIETTYGPSPRLYQVWKGSNRFFIGGRLIFGPDFRSLFLTMGLIVAPVILFCAFVSQGLVNEFPHHLGRLIVVLSAVFMTCIIILLFLISGRDPGILPRNPHPPEADDDVSSISTDWAGSQSGGPAVPPTKEVTVNGMVVRVKYCQTCMLYRPPRCSHCSICNNCVERFDHHCPWVGQCIGKRNYRFFFTFVFSTTVLCLYVFAFCWVNIGIIMEAYHCSLGKAFAKSPVSGILILYTFIASWFVGGLTAFHLHLIFTNQTTYENFRYHYDGKRNPYNIGCAQNFKEVFCSKIPRSKNNFRAKVKGDSSFIVSASMSLGRPMSPEMPKTSFDMERLKPQVVDAEELEDIESQIESVGQLEKRGTQTRQPSWDDRSHWEITRDVHMLVAEFGEEHKAGGTELIHGGH
- the LOC131311693 gene encoding probable protein S-acyltransferase 7 isoform X2, with product MGLIVAPVILFCAFVSQGLVNEFPHHLGRLIVVLSAVFMTCIIILLFLISGRDPGILPRNPHPPEADDDVSSISTDWAGSQSGGPAVPPTKEVTVNGMVVRVKYCQTCMLYRPPRCSHCSICNNCVERFDHHCPWVGQCIGKRNYRFFFTFVFSTTVLCLYVFAFCWVNIGIIMEAYHCSLGKAFAKSPVSGILILYTFIASWFVGGLTAFHLHLIFTNQTTYENFRYHYDGKRNPYNIGCAQNFKEVFCSKIPRSKNNFRAKVKGDSSFIVSASMSLGRPMSPEMPKTSFDMERLKPQVVDAEELEDIESQIESVGQLEKRGTQTRQPSWDDRSHWEITRDVHMLVAEFGEEHKAGGTELIHGGH
- the LOC131311693 gene encoding probable protein S-acyltransferase 7 isoform X3; its protein translation is MVQLPRSDLMVTGSGSLMHWIIILLFLISGRDPGILPRNPHPPEADDDVSSISTDWAGSQSGGPAVPPTKEVTVNGMVVRVKYCQTCMLYRPPRCSHCSICNNCVERFDHHCPWVGQCIGKRNYRFFFTFVFSTTVLCLYVFAFCWVNIGIIMEAYHCSLGKAFAKSPVSGILILYTFIASWFVGGLTAFHLHLIFTNQTTYENFRYHYDGKRNPYNIGCAQNFKEVFCSKIPRSKNNFRAKVKGDSSFIVSASMSLGRPMSPEMPKTSFDMERLKPQVVDAEELEDIESQIESVGQLEKRGTQTRQPSWDDRSHWEITRDVHMLVAEFGEEHKAGGTELIHGGH